Below is a genomic region from Helianthus annuus cultivar XRQ/B chromosome 2, HanXRQr2.0-SUNRISE, whole genome shotgun sequence.
ACTACCTATCCCCTATCATAAAGGTCGGACAACAAGCACatattaaaagtcggaccattttGCTTCATTAAAAAGGTCGGATCAACTATACAACATAATATTCGGACTCCCTTAGTGTTATAAACTCGGACCTCTTTCTAGGGTTAAAGATCGGACAAGGTTCcatcatcacaaaactcagacaaagaaATCAATCACACATACGAATGTTCCAGTTCCTTGCGATTGTATCAGTTATGTTATCACGTTCTTAcgattaagaaaaccctaattcatatctGTATAGCAGTAATCAAATCAACAGTTAACATTTCTTACATATCATGATTCTACATTATCAGGCAATCGATTGTACGACTAATCacatcataatcacaataatcagaatcaaattaACAATTACAGAACTtagcatgtgaagaactagggtttacaagaattcacaagaatcaagaattgctaacaatcaaacaatcaataaacaattaccttgaattgattctagttagagtatggaaatcaagagtgatgaatagcttgtgcctaggatgaagatgatgatgattgccagagaatcagagaatgaaagtacgtgctttgttttgtgtaatgattagtgaaaagggattagggttaagtatgatttaattttcactaattactctatacatcctgaattattatattttacatatTACAGGCACAAGATGTATAtttcacagtttcatcaccactttcaattatttgtcaaatctttcaaaattaacacataaccatgcacaatcacacaatacacttcattgtatcaaaacgttacagttccacaACAAATTAAATGTGCAAATAAaccactaaacaaacaatgaacgtgcaataaatgcgaaaatagaatcttggaaactcgagttttCACAGCTACCATTGCTCATATTTAGAGCTGACAGCTGCGGATAGAAAATCTTCGTAGCggtaatgttttataaaaaaaaggtaACGAAATCAAAAAAAGGTCAAAAAATGTtaattttttccaaaatttacactatcGCCGGAGCGCCAAGCGGTAGTGGAGGCTACCCCTTCCTCTAAGATATGTCTGCCCCTGAGAGCTGACGATGAGAGCTGACGACGAGGGTCACCCAGTAGGCTCTCTCATCGGGGCAGTTGTTTAGCAACAAGTATGTTGGGCTTGGGCCCTATATGACACTCCTTATCACCGAGCCCGGATTTGGTCAAAGAGAAAAGATTTCCCTGTGTCTCCACCCGATGCTTTTCTGGCACTGTTCCGACGAGAGGAGATGTGACTTCACGGTCGCATTAAATGGCCTGAGCGGAGGCGTCGAAGAAGGCAAGCATGGGCAGCTATGTGGAGAAGGTATGCATTAAATGAGAATTGAATCATTACTCCTTGCTTGCTGGAGGACATCTTCCTACCTTTGATCGGACATTCCTATTGTCCGGCGAAATGTCCAATGGTCCGTAGCAGCTGGCAGTCCATCTCGAAGACTGGGTTTCCCTTGTTATAAGCAAGGGCAAAGATCAAGATAAGGTAAGTGGAAAGGAACCCAAAAAAGACACTGAGAGAAACTCTCAAAACATATTGAATTTGAACATTCAATTCTAAGATCCACACCAACATTTTGAGAGAaactcacgccggagcttggtcataGATCCCCCCTGGGCCCTCCGTGCCGAGGCTAACAGTGTTCTTTTTTGTAAGATCATTCCGGCAAAGTGAAGAACGTCAGCTCACCCTTGTCATGTCTGGTTCAGTACCATTTACACTGGGATTCAACAAGAGCTATCGTTTAGATGGTTAGGCTATCTTGTTTCTCTTTGTTTTAACAGCCCGGTTTCACTCTTACATATCCAGGGTACATGGATCGTATATTGTTTGTACTCATATTTTTTTGGAACGACAAAGAATCTATGTGTAAACTCACCATGCTCGGGGCTATGTCCAAGATCGACTTCTCGACCATCATGAGATAGTGCCCCCTGATGTGTGGGAATTGGATGGAATCCGAAAAACCCTCGCCTCTCGTTAGATTTAAACCCAGCATTAAAGCCCCAATTCGTCCCTACACCTGGATGTTCATTGAAAATGGCCCAAACGGAAATTGAACATGCGTCTCCACTAGGAAGGGCAGGCCTTTTGACCTCTATAATCATATATCCTTTAAGTTTAGTAAGTATTTTCTGGTCAATGCCCTTTTATCCACaaatctaaatattaataaaagactccaattaATGTCAGATAGTAATCTCTCTTTCAACCTCACAATTCtacttttaatttatttaaaaatgattttgttatcattattattattattattattattattattattattattattattattattattattattactatttacTATAAGTTatctcaattttaatttttatgatCTCTTCGTCTaactttaattaatattatatattaaaacaTCTTCCTAATATTATAAAATGATATTaggaaaaattatgtttatttaaCCTCTTATAAATAAAACTAATAAAGCTTTTCACTAATTCATTGAAAGTCCTTATGATAAATGAATTTTGATTATGTTTGCTTACTCATTGTCAAGGATGGTTATGTTTGACGAATTTCAATTGTGTGTAATTAATTGAGACTATTACTGATCAAGTATCGTTACATGACCAATTATGATTAATCAATAATATAAAGATTAAGAAACAAGAAATCTTTATAAATATGTTACGAGAAATATACATAATATATAGTGATTAAAAAACAGgatgttttaaaactaaaatcaTAAATTAATTTTAACTCTATAGTATTATTACATTTAGAGTTTACGTTTATTAACGGTATTACacattttttataataatatagttTATATTTCCTCAACCTGTGTGATAAAAATCATGAATTATGAATGTATAagattataatataattatatattctTTAACCATGTGATAATGATTATATAAAAGTTTatgatttatattttttataattaaccaaTGTAATACACGGTTTATAACACCTATaaagtaaataaaatatatagtCAATcaagatttttttatatttaacccGTTTATAACACTTTATGATTGTAATCTATTTACGATCAATCATATATATAAGGTATTTTTATATTTAACCTGTTTATAACACCTTATGATTTTATATTTTACCTGTGGAATAAATTATGGGATGAGTTTAGTTTTTTTAGTTATtaacaataaaaaatatataatttgaaGTTATAAATAGTGGAATCCCTCGCACAATGCGGCAGAAATTTAGCTTCGGTCGGTATGAGGTTGATTTGTTACGATATCATCATTCGGTATAACAACCTAAAGAAAAAACAAAACATGATATGAAAGTGAAACTCATTAATGAAATATGTGCTCTAGCTAATATTAAGATTTAGACATTCTAGCAAATTTATCATGTGTAGCTTTCCATTTCAATTATTCACAATTcaagttgtctaaattgtaagTTTTAACTTATGCCTGTATACTGATAAATAGCAATAATTATCTATGATATATTAGCATTTTAAATTGGGTTAATTTATTCTAATTTTCTTCAAATTTCAAAGAAATTGACATTTTCTGATTCTGGGTGGTCTTATAAACAATTTTTTATGGTGTTTATCATCTTTATTTATCTTTATTTATGTGAGATATTTTCTTCATTCAATCCATGTAACATACGAGTTTCACAACGtagtaaataataaataaatgaactATAGTAACATGGTTTCTCCAATCACATATTCACAATAACTACAactttagttttatctaaaataaatAATCACCTATGGTGGAACGGTTCCTCCTATCACACGCTCTCAATAGACTAGCAAACATTGCCTATAAACATGTAAACATGAAACATCTCTCTCGTATTAACATGCTGGTTAATAAACTAGTAGAACGTCCATCGACACGAGTGTTAGTTAGAAAGAGGCATATCTTTGTATTAATCACAACCGCTAACTTATAATCCCAGATGATGGAACATGAATTCGCTACCAATTGGTTGATGTATGACTCGACTATAAGCGCGCTTGATTATTGGAGTCAGAACGTGATTTCTTCTTATCATATTAGGTAGCGATGGAAATTATAAACCGACAAGCCGGCAACATAGCCAATCGACATAACATTACCCAACAATGCCACGAGCCTCgtttgaaatcaagttctgctcTTTCTTGGAGTCGCATTGAAACATCTAACTGCCATCGATTTTGATACGCGCTAGGTCAGACATGAAGATATCCCACATCTAAGGCGGTGCAACACTTTCTATACACACATGGTCGGACATGATTGTACGGTGTAACCATTCCATAAATCTTGGGTGGAAACCAAGATACGAGCAGACGAGATGTTTAAAAGACCCAGAATAAGAAACAAATCGAGCACCAAGCTGCTTAACTAATTAAGATACTTGGATATGCATCTGAAGTGAAACCAGCCTTATACCCAAAACAGCGATTCAAGACTCAAAGAGCACCCACGTCATTAGTTTATGAAACATGAGCCAATCTACAAGCATCTTTCAACAATTGcattaaaatccaaaaatagaaAAAGGAAAACATTAAAAAGCTTCAAGTTTATAACcatttcatccttcttgcacctccTTCTTGGCTTCCGACATGCTTGCAGAATTGGGGtttttctgcaaaaaaaaaaaaaaaaaaaaaaaaaaaaagaactgaGACAAGACAACCAGAGATTAAAATCAGATATGGTTTCATGGATCAAACCTTGGTCTGGAGGACGGATATGGTAGACCTCAGTATCTGGTCCCCGACAACAGATCTTAACTTCCTAATGAATTCTTCCCGGTTTATGTTTTTGGCCTAAAAAGTCGCAAAATAAAATACGATTGTTTCATGTGCATAAAAGGTAACGACTCAAAATTTTACGTACCCTAAAAGATTCGTAAAAGATTTGCAGTAATCTCATATCATTCGGGGCTACTTTAGGAGAGATGGCTTCAAACAACATAGAAAACGGCATCCAAGGTGATTTAGGCTCCTTAGGTGTGCTCGAACCGACACTTGGAACCTTTTCATGAGGCAGCAAGTTGATAACTTCAGTTTGCGGCTCGCTTTTACCCTGAAGAGTAAACATTAACATAAAGTTAAAAGCTCAACATATAATTGCGAGTATAATGCCATTTttgtccttgaggtttggccagttttgcgactttcgtccaaaggtttgttgtTTCACATCTGGATCCATAAGCTTTAAAATCTagtcattttcatccggctcgttaactccatccatatttcACCGTTAAggcaggggtatttccgtctttttttaACTTAAAGGGTGACTAGATCTTTTTCAGAGGTATTTGATCTTTTCACATAGTGTGAAAACAACCGAactgccctttaagttagcaaaaaaaaaaaacgaaaatacCTCTGAATTAacaaagaaaaatggatggagttaacgagccaaatgaaaatggcaagatttcaaccttttggatccagatgcaaaaaacaaacctttagacgGAAGTCGCAACACTAGCCAAACCTCaaggacaaaaatggcattttactctgaTAGTTAAATCAAAGTTTGTGAATGTTTACAATAGTAAGACAAATGCGTACCATTTTATTACTTGAAGAGGAATCTTGGTTTGAGGGTCCATGTGGATCATGAGTTGTAGTGACTCTTGACATATGAGGCATGCTTTCTTCACCAACTGGATTCCCTGCAATGGCACAATGGGCCTGTCCTTTTAATGGGCCTGTACCTTTGATGGTTGGAGACGTCTTGAAACTGACTACACATTCAGGAAATATGTGTGTGTTCATATTAGAGTTCCAAACGATGTAATTATTTGGATTATGCAGATCATCTACTCCACTGTCGAAGCATTGATCACTTGGAGAGAACTGTGTGGACCCCGCTTGAACCGCTTCCACATTCCCCAAAATCACACGACAGAGCACCATATGCTTTATTCCGTTTTCGTCATCATCACATATCAATGTACTGTATAGCAAGTGCAGAATAATATTAGCTTCTCATGAAACCACACGACTAAAGGGTAGCAATTTCTACCTATATATCGCAAACAGGTCAAACGGGTCGTTCAAAATGTACTTTTAATTCATACAGCCTCAACCACATCCTGTAACAACATTTAGAGcattgaaaaggaacaaatgattGTAGATCAACCCATTgtaactagggctgtaaacgaaccgaacgaacatgaacaatgtTAAGGGAAATATGTGTTAATGAACACTTAacaaacaagattttatgttcgtgttcgttcattaagaaaataaatgtgtttgtgttcgtttgttaattttaggtaacgAACGTTCATGGACACAAACTAAGGTTCATAaacacaaatgaaaacaaacgaacacaaagaAACGATCATGGACAAAATATAATACACtgatacttattaaatattttaatttTCGAAAACTGAAAGAATTTAAATAAAtgaaaacactaatgaactatcaaaCACAGACGTAAACGAACACGttatcgaacgttcacgaacataaatgaacaaacaccaactttgttcatgtttgttcatttaactaaacgaacgaaatttcttgttagtgttcgttcatttattaaatgaaCGGACACACTTCCTGCTGAacattcggttcgtttgcagccctaattgTAACCCACATCAAGAACACTTCTACACAACCAACGaacgaaaaataaaaaaatcaagaaaCGCAAGACTTATTATTCATACCTAAGATGGTTAGAATTAGACTGAACCGCTGCAAGGTGAATTCCGTAGCCATACGTCCCGAGCTTCGGCCCGTTACGTCCGTAAAACATAACACCAGACAGtgcaccagcagcagcagcaaaccAACCATATTGCACATTAGCGTTACCACGAAGCTTTTCGGTAATTTCAACCTGTTTCTGAAAGAGCTCAAGTTGTGCTTCCCTAAGACCGCTAGAACATTTCTTGACTTCAAGAAAGTCAACTTTCATGTCAGAACCTAGACCCGCAATAAACATACTTTTAGCGGTTTCCTCAATAGAAAGATCACGAATGTTGTTTGATAATTCCTGTTcaactttgacccgtttaacGTTTGACTCACCCACACATTCATCAACTTCGTTATTATCTAATCCGTTAAGCTCGATTTCTAACTGCAAATTGACTTCACGGGTATTTGAAGATTCGGCGAGATCTAAATCTTCACGATTACCGTAACAGCTAGAATATAATTCAGGAAAGACGCAAATACCCGCATCGTCAATCCACGCAATCGGCTTCTGCGCACCGGTTTTCAAATCAACCTGAATCATACGTAAAACGTCTAGCATGAAATGGCACCCGTTGTAATCCACTTCAATCGCTGCTCGTTTCAACCGGAAGTCTTCTTTGACAAGTTTAACGACTTCTTGTGAAAAGTCAACCCATTGACCATCTTGAGAGAACAACAAACGTTGTGGAAGGCCACTCTTCATAAAATTTGAGTAGTTTTTCAGAAATTTGTTTTCACATTCATTTGCTCTTTTTCTCTTTCCAAGCTTGTTCAATGGTGGTCTCGAACTTAAAGACTTGTTGGTAGGACCTGCTTTCCTCTTCGGGTCAATGAAAATTCTACGCCCATTCTCCGCCACCTTTACGATCTTTGATGACATTTTTTCTATATGGTTAATCTTATTTACACTAGTAAGTCTAAAAGTTAACTACTTtgtgttttgtacatttttcaaAACTAGATGCTGAAGAAATTGCCTGTCCTGCAGAATAGCAAAAGAACGATAACGCTTTaacaaattgaaaaaaaaaatgtaatcaaaataatcaaaaatcagCATACCATGTTTTGAGTTCAGCTTCACTTCGTTATTGTGCGACTATCTCCCTGTAATAGCTTGAAGTCGACAAATTTCTAATACTATCATATAGTAATTACAGCTCTATAGAATACCGCACTAAAAACAGAAACGTTTCATCAGATATCTTAGCCAAAAAGAGTAGGTACACAGATTATTTTCATTTTTGTAAAGAGTCCATGCCATATTAACCCTTGCACGATCTCCGCTCAAAAAAGTACATACATAAATTTTTAGTTGAAACACGTTTTACCTTCAAACAAACCAGAACAGTTTTGATTTTTCAAAGAACAAAGTAAATAACTACACATTTTCCGGCAGATCCAAATATATACCTTTGTGAAACATATACCAAATATATTCCCGGCAAATCCGAATTTCAAAACCAAAAACTATAAGCATGCACTCTTTACCACATATAGAAGTATAATGCGTCATCGTAACTCGTAATAAATATCTTTTGTCAAATAACAAATGAAAAAGGCAAATTCGAAATGATCTTGTATCCGATGTACcataatattataaaacatataGTTATGTTCTCCACAAACCAAAACAAGTAATTTAACAAGCTTCTTATACTTGCATGCTTTTAAGAAGCAATGTATGCATTACATGATCACATATTGCATATCCACATAAACTTTCATAGGTATACTTCTTTAACATTCAAATATTAGAACACTAACTCACGGCAGCAAGAACACTTTTCATTTTGCAAATAACATACGTATAACCATATACAAAAAAATTAAGCTAGAATTCTTTTGAAAATAGAATACTAAATATAACCCCTTTTGAAACAAAAAACCATATATATTCAGGCAAATCCATATATCAAAACAAAAgttaaattaaaaattataagCATCTTTATACTACCACATGGAGATGTATAATATGCCGTCGTAAAACTATCtttttttttcgaattacaaaagaAAAGGTAAAGTCGTAAAGATCTTGTATCCGTCGTACCATACCATTCAAAACGGAAGAACAAGTAACTTAACAAGCTTCTTAAACTTTCATGCTTCCATGAAGCAATATATGCATTACTTGATCACATACTGAATATCCACATACACTTTCATAGGAATACTTCTTCACACTCAAATAGTATAACACTAATTCAAGGCAGTTTTAGTATCAATCTCAACCCTTAAAAAAACATACATACACATTTAGTCATGCAGTCCAACCAATTTAGGGATCTTAGTTCTTACCAACAAAGTAGCATCAAGATAAACAGAAACTATAAAAACATCTAAACATGAACAAAATTCCATTTCAAATTCACAAAACCTAATAGCATATATTCAATAAAACTACAAAACAACAAACTTCCGATTCAAACACAAGATACACGAACAAAACATGAAACTAACACCGATCTGCATAGCACAAACCCTAATTCCCAAAATGATACACAGCATCAACTTACCGAGAGAATTAACTATAAATCCTGAAGCAAAATCACCAAAGACAGATAGAAATCGACGAACACGAAGGATCAATCGATCGAT
It encodes:
- the LOC110935796 gene encoding inactive poly [ADP-ribose] polymerase RCD1, with the protein product MSSKIVKVAENGRRIFIDPKRKAGPTNKSLSSRPPLNKLGKRKRANECENKFLKNYSNFMKSGLPQRLLFSQDGQWVDFSQEVVKLVKEDFRLKRAAIEVDYNGCHFMLDVLRMIQVDLKTGAQKPIAWIDDAGICVFPELYSSCYGNREDLDLAESSNTREVNLQLEIELNGLDNNEVDECVGESNVKRVKVEQELSNNIRDLSIEETAKSMFIAGLGSDMKVDFLEVKKCSSGLREAQLELFQKQVEITEKLRGNANVQYGWFAAAAGALSGVMFYGRNGPKLGTYGYGIHLAAVQSNSNHLSTLICDDDENGIKHMVLCRVILGNVEAVQAGSTQFSPSDQCFDSGVDDLHNPNNYIVWNSNMNTHIFPECVVSFKTSPTIKGTGPLKGQAHCAIAGNPVGEESMPHMSRVTTTHDPHGPSNQDSSSSNKMGKSEPQTEVINLLPHEKVPSVGSSTPKEPKSPWMPFSMLFEAISPKVAPNDMRLLQIFYESFRAKNINREEFIRKLRSVVGDQILRSTISVLQTKKNPNSASMSEAKKEVQEG